The DNA window GCGCGGGTCTCGCCGACGCCGTCGCCGCGGTCCAGCTGGCGCCCGGCACGACCTCCGCGTCCCTTCCGCAGCTGCTCGCGACCCCGGCGGCCGATGTCGAGGTGACCGCGGGCGTGGTCGATCCGGAGAGGGTGGCCGCGGCATCCGCTCTCTTCTCCGACGAGACGTCACTGCAGCCGCTCGCGAGCGTCGTGTCCGAACCGGAGCTCATCACCGGACCGGCGAGAGCCGAGCTGCTGCAGGTGCTCGGTGGCGGCTGGCTGGACCAGACGGACGCGTGGGATGCTGCGGTCGCCGCCCACCGGAAGGCCACCGCCGACACCGTCTCGGCCGTGGAGATCCTTCAGCCGACACCGGTGAGCCTTGCCAGCTCCGGAGCGCCCCTCGGCGTGTGGATCCGCAACGACCTGCCCTATCCGATCGACGTCGACCTGATGGTGACTCCGGACGATCCCCGTCTGACGGTGCAGCGCACGACGTCGGTGACCATCCCCGCCTCGAGCAACATGCGCGCGAAGGTGCCGGTGGAATCGCGCGTGGGCAGCGGCGAGGTCACGTTGACCATGGAGCTCCGCAGCGCCTCCGGAGAGGTCGTCGGACCGGTCCGCAGCGTCGACGTGACGGTCCGCGCGGAGTGGGAGGGCGTCGGGATCGCCGCGCTGTCGGTGGTCGTCGGAGCCCTCATCGTCTTCGGCCTGGTGCGCACGATCCTGCGCCGCCGGCGGGCCCGCTCGACGGAATAGCGCGCGGCTAGCATGGGTTGAAGGCTGTGGAATCAAACGAAGGGGCCACGGACATGCGTCAGGTCATCATCATCGGGTCAGGACCTGCGGGCTACACCGCCGCGGTGTATGCGGCGCGCGCCAATCTGTCGCCGCTCGTCATCGCGAGTTCCGTCGAGGCCGGCGGTGAGCTGATGAACACCACGGAGGTCGAGAACTTCCCCGGCTTCCCCGACGGCATCCAGGGCCCGGAGCTCATGGAGAAGATGCAGGCCCAGGCCGAGAAGTTCGGCGCGGAGGTCGTCTACGACGACGTCGTGGGCCTCGACATCGACGGACCCGTCAAGACCATCACCCTGGGCAGCGGAGCGGTGCACGAGACATCCGCTCTCATCTACGCCACCGGTTCCGCGTACCGCAAGCTCGGCCTCGACGGCGAAGACCGCCTGTCGGGTCACGGCGTCTCGTGGTGCGCGACGTGCGACGGCTTCTTCTTCCGCGAGCGCACGATCGCCGTCGTCGGCGGCGGCGACTCCGCGATGGAGGAGGCCACCTTCCTGACGCGCTTCGCGTCGAAGGTGTACATCATCCACCGCAAGGACTCGCTGCGGGCCTCGAAGATCATGCAGGAGCGGGCCTTCGCGAACGAGAAGATCGAGTTCGTCTGGAACAGCCAGGTCGTCGACGTCCTCGGCGACGGCGCGCTGACCGGCGTCGTGCTCGAGGACACCGTCGACGGCAGCCGCCGGGAGCTCGCGCTCGACGGGCTCTTCATCGCCATCGGCAACGACCCCCGTACGCACCTCGTGCACGACAAGCTCGACCTCACCCCCGATGGCACCATCTGGGTCGACGGGCGCTCCTCGCGGACGTCGGTGCCCGGTGTGTTCGCGGCAGGCGACGTGATCGACCCCACCTACCGTCAGGCCGCCACGGCCGCCGGCAGCGGCACGGTCGCGGCTCTCGACGCGGAGCACTTCCTCGCCGCCCTCGGCGAGGCCGGGGCCCCGGAGCGCTTCGACGACCAGATCGAGCGCCTGCCCGTCGCCTGAGCGCGTGCTGTGAGCAGCCGCGCGGCGGAATGAACCCGCTGCTCGGGGCGTTCACCCTCAACAGAGACTTCCGACAACAAGGAGAGATGGAAATGACCGCTAAAGCAACCACGTCGGCGACCTGGGAGCAGGACGTCATGCAGGCCGACGGTCCGGTGCTCGTCGACTTCTGGGCCGCCTGGTGCGGACCGTGTCGCATGGTCGCTCCCGTCCTCGACGAGATCCAGTCCGAGAACCCTGAGAAGATCACGGTCCTCAAGCTGAACGTCGACGAGAACCCCGATCTGGCCGCGAAGTACCAGATCACCTCGATCCCCGCCATGAAGGTGTTCCAGGGCGGCGAGGTCAAGACGACCATCATCGGCGCCAAGCCCAAGTACGCGCTCGAGCAGGATCTCGCCGCCTTCATCGGCTGAGAACGCTCGCGCGACGGCCTGCCCGTCATCACGAAGCCCCCGCGACCTCACGGTCGCGGGGGCTTCGTCGTTCGCCCGGGCTGTGGGTCCGCGCAGGCGGCCGCTGCGTCGGACCGGGTCGTCAGGGGACGTCGGCGCGGACGACCGCGTCCCAGCGGCGGTGGGTGTTGGCGTCGCCCAGCAGGCGCCATACGGCCGGCGTGAGCTCCGGGTAGTCGAGCGAGATCTGGCGCAGCACGCGATAGTGACGAGCGGATGTCGGGCGTCCGCCCCCGTTCGCGGCGATGTTCTCAGCTCGCAGCACGAAGACCACGAGCTCGTCGACGGACGGCAGGTCTTCCATGAAGTCCCAGGGGTCCTCGCCGTCGCGGAGGCGCTCCTCCACGAGCACCGACAGCTCGTCGGCGGCCTCGGCGCGGAGCACCTCGAGGCTCGCCCGACGCTGCGGGTGGTCGTCGCGGAAACTCATATGACAAGCCTACGTCGGCTCTTCGGACGGTGGTCCTGACACGAGGATGCAGGTGCGACGGCGAGGCGCTGAGTCCGGCCGCCGAGCGTGCGCGGCGCCGGACGTGCTTGTGCTCAGCTCGCGCCGTAGCCGTCCTCGCCCAGCTCACCGAGAATGCGATTCAGATCCTGAATTGTTGCGAAATCCACGATGACCTGGCCTTTTCTAGCACCAAGCGCGATCCGCACCTTCGTGTTGAGACGGTCACCGAGTCGTTCGGCGACCTCGTCGAGATGTGCGCGACGCGCCCCCGGCTGAGGGATCGGACGACGCGAGGTGCCGGCATCCGACGTCTTCGCGGCGGCTTCGGCCGCTCGCACCGACAAGTCCTCGTTGACGATCTTGTCGGCGAGACGCTGCATCGCCTCCGGCTCCTGAAGCGAGAGGATCGCACGTGCGTGACCGGCCGAGAGGACGCCGGCGGCGACGCGCTGCTGCACGGGCACCGGGAGCTTCAGGAGACGGATCGTGTTGCTGATCTGGGGGCGCGAGCGCCCGATGCGCGCGGCGAGCTCCTCCTGCGTGATGCCGAAGTCAGCGAGGAGCTGCTCGTACGCGGAGGCCTCTTCGAGCGGGTTGAGCTCGGACCGGTGAAGGTTCTCCAGAAGCGCGTCGCGAAGCAGGTGCTCGTCGGACGTCTCGCGCACGACGGCAGGGATCGACGTCAGTCCGGCCTCGCGGGCGGCGCGGGTGCGCCGCTCGCCCATGATCAGCTCGTAGGTGCCTTCGCCCGCGGCGCGGACGACGACGGGCTGCAGCACGCCGAACTCGCGCACGCTGTGCACGAGCTCCGCCAGATCGTCGGCATCGAAGACCGTGCGCGGCTGGCGCGGGTTCGGAACGATCGAGTGAGGATCGATGTAGGCGAGGTGGGCGCCCGGGACCTCCACCAGTCCGAGGTCGGTGACATCGTCGGCGTCGGATGCTGCGGGCTCCGCCGACGCGCTCCTGTCACGCGTCGACGCCCCGGTCGTCGACGCTGTGGAGGACGCGCCGGGGAAGAAGACGTCGACCGGACGAGCCTCGCTCGGCTCGGACGTAGGGATGAGAGCGCCGATGCCGCGGCCCAATCCGGTTCGCTTGGCCATCAGGAGCCTTCCTCGGTCTCGCTCGCCCCGTCGGGGGCGTCACGCGTGATGATTTCGACGGCGGCTTCGCGGTAGGCGACGGCGCCTGCCGACTGTCCGTCGTAGGAGATGACGGTCTGCCCAAAGCTCGGGGCCTCGGATACACGCACCGACCGCGGGATGACGGTGCGGAGGACCTCCTGCGGGAAGTGCTGACGCACCTCCTCTGCGACCTGCTGCGCGA is part of the Microbacterium lemovicicum genome and encodes:
- a CDS encoding ParB/RepB/Spo0J family partition protein — its product is MAKRTGLGRGIGALIPTSEPSEARPVDVFFPGASSTASTTGASTRDRSASAEPAASDADDVTDLGLVEVPGAHLAYIDPHSIVPNPRQPRTVFDADDLAELVHSVREFGVLQPVVVRAAGEGTYELIMGERRTRAAREAGLTSIPAVVRETSDEHLLRDALLENLHRSELNPLEEASAYEQLLADFGITQEELAARIGRSRPQISNTIRLLKLPVPVQQRVAAGVLSAGHARAILSLQEPEAMQRLADKIVNEDLSVRAAEAAAKTSDAGTSRRPIPQPGARRAHLDEVAERLGDRLNTKVRIALGARKGQVIVDFATIQDLNRILGELGEDGYGAS
- the trxB gene encoding thioredoxin-disulfide reductase; this translates as MRQVIIIGSGPAGYTAAVYAARANLSPLVIASSVEAGGELMNTTEVENFPGFPDGIQGPELMEKMQAQAEKFGAEVVYDDVVGLDIDGPVKTITLGSGAVHETSALIYATGSAYRKLGLDGEDRLSGHGVSWCATCDGFFFRERTIAVVGGGDSAMEEATFLTRFASKVYIIHRKDSLRASKIMQERAFANEKIEFVWNSQVVDVLGDGALTGVVLEDTVDGSRRELALDGLFIAIGNDPRTHLVHDKLDLTPDGTIWVDGRSSRTSVPGVFAAGDVIDPTYRQAATAAGSGTVAALDAEHFLAALGEAGAPERFDDQIERLPVA
- a CDS encoding tryptophan synthase subunit alpha, which produces MSFRDDHPQRRASLEVLRAEAADELSVLVEERLRDGEDPWDFMEDLPSVDELVVFVLRAENIAANGGGRPTSARHYRVLRQISLDYPELTPAVWRLLGDANTHRRWDAVVRADVP
- the trxA gene encoding thioredoxin, which codes for MTAKATTSATWEQDVMQADGPVLVDFWAAWCGPCRMVAPVLDEIQSENPEKITVLKLNVDENPDLAAKYQITSIPAMKVFQGGEVKTTIIGAKPKYALEQDLAAFIG